One Delphinus delphis chromosome 3, mDelDel1.2, whole genome shotgun sequence genomic region harbors:
- the SMIM3 gene encoding small integral membrane protein 3: MDAISQVPMEVVLPKHILDIWVIVLIILATIVIMTSLLLCPATAVIIYRMRTHPVLNGAV; encoded by the coding sequence ATGGATGCCATCAGCCAGGTCCCCATGGAAGTCGTGCTCCCCAAGCACATCCTGGACATCTGGGTCATTGTCCTCATCATCCTGGCCACCATTGTCATCATGACCTCCTTGTTGCTGTGCCCGGCCACTGCGGTCATCATCTATCGCATGCGGACTCATCCTGTCCTCAATGGGGCCGTCTGA